From Rhopalosiphum padi isolate XX-2018 chromosome 2, ASM2088224v1, whole genome shotgun sequence:
GTAAAGCAATTCCGCTTACTAGTACTAAGTTGTATTTAGTATTGGTTTTGCCGTGGTATTCTTGCCATGGCACCTTTGGGACTGGCATGTCATCCATCGTCAGGGGTTTGTAAGTGGCGTGGTGACCATCGGCCTTGGACCTCACGGCTGTCCTCAAAACCgctataaaatcatattaataactaaattagaGTAACGATTAACGTTCACCGTAGTAATGTGGTAAACATAATTTCGAAATTCTGTAGACCACATAGTCCTGTCACTCAATGTGTGCTTGTCAACACGACCGTTAATACTTACAGTTGGATTTTTTCAATTGCGATAATATTACTCGTGACATTGTGGTGATTTTGATTTCTTTCTTTCGATAAATATGTCAAGTGTGCGACGTTTGTCTATCGCAAGTCACGGCAAGTCGAAAATAGTATCGAACTACAGACACACGAGACACGACCTTTGCGCAGCAGATAGTGGAGAAAAAATTTCGATCGTTAACAGCTGCtcgataaaaaattgataacgcAACACCCGAAATCGGTTGTCGAATATTGTACTATGGTTGTGGTTAAATCATAGAGGAATAACACCATAGCCACGAAAAGTGATTTCACCGAATAAATTACTACAAATTACGAATATCAGTTACTCCGAATGTGACTCACTAGAATATTATTGCAAGcattatagacatattattattaagaaattaatgtCAGTGGCGGCGCCAGATATTTTTCCTAACGTAACCTGGTTGTGGAGGGGGGAGGCATTTATGTATGCTCGATCatcaattaatttgtttacaccATATTTTCAGGAAAGTAttgctaaaaataatttgggtataacatgttatatttctaaataaataagcaaaaaatatacttagtttattattattacaaatgtactacaataaaacttcaaatttcCTCAGCtttcttttatttgtatgtaacaatacat
This genomic window contains:
- the LOC132922018 gene encoding uncharacterized protein LOC132922018, producing the protein MSRVILSQLKKSNSVLRTAVRSKADGHHATYKPLTMDDMPVPKVPWQEYHGKTNTKYNLVLVSGIALLATSIYVLQDNCFFNAFVPPYPFEETEEK